AAAACAGGATCGAGATTTTGTGCATTAAATTCAATGACTGACTCCTTACCAGGCAAAATCTTAATCACGACCCATGCAAGTAAACCGATAAATGGCAGTTGAATGATGACATTCGACACATTGAAAATACCGTGTGCCACCGCAATCGTCATTTCAGGATTCAAATTAAACTGTCCTTGCAGATATTCCATCAATCGAATGTATGGTCCTATCACAATCAGGACAAGAATGGTTCCCACAAGGTTAAAAATAACGTGGGTAAGGGCTGCCCGTTTCGCGGCAAGTGACGCCCCAAGTGAAGCCAAAACAGCTGTGATTGTCGTTCCGATGTTATCTCCGAATAAAACCGGGAGCGCAGCTGAAAGATCCATTGCCCCCTGAGCATAAAGTTGCTGCAAAAGACCAATGGCAGCTGATGAACTCTGGACACTGACCGTAAAGATTGTACCAATCAAAACACCCAAAAGAGGATTCGTACTCATACTCACAGTCAGTTCGGCAAAAATATCAAGATCTCTGAGCGGACGCAAACCGTCCCCCATTAAGTTCAAGCCGTAAAACAAAGCACCAAAGCCAAAGATGACCTGACCGTAGTTATTTGCTTTCTTATTTTTAAGGAAAAAGATTAAAAATGTTCCCACCGCGATAATCGGCAGAGCGTATTCCGAGATTTTCAGTCCGATAATAAAGGCTGTGATTGTGGTCCCGATATTGGCACCCATAATCACCCCAATGGCCTGTCTGAATTTCATAAATCCTGCATTAACCAGGCCTATAGCCAAAACCGTTGTGCCAGTACTTGTTTGAAGCAGTACCGTCACCACAATACCGGTAATGACACCCATGAACGGGTTTGATGTATATTTATCAAGCAGTTCGCGCAATTTATCCCCGGCAACTTTTTGAAGTCCGTCCCCCATGTATTTGATACCGAATAAAAAGATGGCGAGCCCGCCAAAGAACATAAACAGTAATTCCTGTAATCCGATCTCCACAGAAAGATCCCCCTTAAGTAAATAAATATATCTTCCCTTACCGTCCTTCATCGTACGTTAATTTTGTAAAGCATTCATTAATGAATTGTAAAGATTATATTAAGATTGAAGTAAAACAATCTCAATTAGTATGTCATATTTAAAAAAGTTGAGCTGTTGACTTACTTTAAGATACAATAATAAGACTTCACCACTTCATATTTATCACAAATTCAGAATCCATTACAGGAGTTGTTTCCATTGAATCTGTTTAAACAGTTTATCTACAGTCATTATCAACCGCAAACCATCGCTTCGTTTGTCAGGCAACGAATAGGCAGATCCGTTCTGTATGTATTTCTTCTGATGTTTTTAACATCACTCCCACTCATATTCCTTTCTGTCTCAGGCTTCAGTGCGTTATACGATGATCTTGACGAACAACTGAGAGACTTCCCGGAGTTCTCTGTTGAAAATGGTCAACTCGTGTCGGATGAAGGTACATCCATGACAGAAACCGATGATGGCACCGTCATCATCTTTGACCCGGATGGCGAATACACACCGATCGATCTCATCGATTATGGTGAGGGCATCGCACTTCTCGAACGGGAGGCTGTTCTCTTAACCGGAGATATTTACGAAACCATCAGTTATCAGCAACTCGGTGGTGATTTCAGTAAAGCGGATTTCGTAAACCTGTCTGAATCCATTGGCGGGATTCTCCCATTGATTCTGACCTTGATCGGATTACTGATCTACCTGGTTGGCACTGCAATGAAATTCATCGGTGTTACTGCCCTCGCCGCCATTACCATGTTTTTAAAACGCAACGTAGTCAACGAATTAAAATTCAGCCAGGCGTGGGTCCTTTCCGCCTTTGCAGTAACCCTACCCACTACCCTGTTTGCGTTTTTTGACTTGATTCAGTTTCAGTTTCCTTTTCAATTTGCCATCTATTGGGTGATTGCCATCACGATGATGAACCTTGTCCTTAAGCATCTCGCAACTTTCAGGGATC
This genomic window from [Bacillus] selenitireducens MLS10 contains:
- a CDS encoding Na/Pi cotransporter family protein, which gives rise to MEIGLQELLFMFFGGLAIFLFGIKYMGDGLQKVAGDKLRELLDKYTSNPFMGVITGIVVTVLLQTSTGTTVLAIGLVNAGFMKFRQAIGVIMGANIGTTITAFIIGLKISEYALPIIAVGTFLIFFLKNKKANNYGQVIFGFGALFYGLNLMGDGLRPLRDLDIFAELTVSMSTNPLLGVLIGTIFTVSVQSSSAAIGLLQQLYAQGAMDLSAALPVLFGDNIGTTITAVLASLGASLAAKRAALTHVIFNLVGTILVLIVIGPYIRLMEYLQGQFNLNPEMTIAVAHGIFNVSNVIIQLPFIGLLAWVVIKILPGKESVIEFNAQNLDPVLISQSSSIALGQAKKETLRMAELSAEGLKEALNFVETKQKKSAELSYQFEDAVNNLDRKITDYLVRISTNSLTADDSRLHGVLLDTVRDIERVGDHMENIIELAEYQITNKVKMSDEAMEDIRDMFSYTLETLEKAIESLDKDDSIIAKQVVEMEENIDKMERQYRKKHIMRLNEGLCEASAGIIFADMISNLERIGDHAVNIAETVIE
- a CDS encoding DUF1189 domain-containing protein — translated: MNLFKQFIYSHYQPQTIASFVRQRIGRSVLYVFLLMFLTSLPLIFLSVSGFSALYDDLDEQLRDFPEFSVENGQLVSDEGTSMTETDDGTVIIFDPDGEYTPIDLIDYGEGIALLEREAVLLTGDIYETISYQQLGGDFSKADFVNLSESIGGILPLILTLIGLLIYLVGTAMKFIGVTALAAITMFLKRNVVNELKFSQAWVLSAFAVTLPTTLFAFFDLIQFQFPFQFAIYWVIAITMMNLVLKHLATFRDQARRKREEQPETE